The proteins below come from a single Cannabis sativa cultivar Pink pepper isolate KNU-18-1 chromosome 3, ASM2916894v1, whole genome shotgun sequence genomic window:
- the LOC115711219 gene encoding probable membrane-associated kinase regulator 4 — protein MAIATTTNLIDEDYIDMEITSSSSSSSNLFKNAINNSPPLPPCPSPQQSNKEFEFQMSSSHSYFPADELFYKGKLLPLHLPPRLKMVQKIIQSSNTQQQEEEQDDDEQEAFEDTFTIMPFSSSTAPCTNTNTPMESSPSDSCRVSCELNPDEYLSQWANEVRVFINGGGGGGAGGGGNGRLPRIKSWSWKLKQSSLGRKLKASRAYLKSLFNNDNTKSSEDSTTTTTPPTSSSSGTSNGSIKNGRYQKISTLMKSIENEIMAEAAAAAATGSYHRKSFSGVIQRHSGAKFLCTSTSISGGSSSSSSSSSSSSSSFSLSPNGSHDLHFLKRSSSSASSELESSIQGAIAHCKQSSQQQLFSASYRSKTLTQDGDFPLCSSRIAV, from the coding sequence TACTAATCTTATAGATGAGGACTACATAGACATGGAAATAacctcttcatcttcatcttcttctaacTTGTTTAAAAATGCAATTAACAACTCTCCACCGCTACCACCATGTCCATCACCTCAACAAAGCAACAAAGAGTTTGAGTTTCAAATGTCCTCATCACATTCTTATTTCCCAGCTGATGAGCTTTTCTACAAAGGAAAACTCCTCCCTCTTCATCTCCCTCCTCGTTTAAAAATGGTTCAAAAGATTATCCAAAGCTCAAATACAcaacaacaagaagaagaacaagATGATGATGAACAAGAAGCCTTTGAAGACACTTTTACCATAATGCCCTTCTCTTCTTCCACTGCTCCATGTACAAACACAAACACTCCAATGGAGTCCTCACCATCTGACTCATGTAGAGTTAGTTGTGAGCTAAACCCAGATGAGTATCTCTCTCAATGGGCAAATGAAGTCAGAGTTTTCAtcaatggtggtggtggtggtggtgctgGTGGGGGTGGTAATGGTAGATTGCCAAGGATCAAGTCATGGTCTTGGAAGCTCAAGCAGTCTTCACTTGGGAGAAAGCTCAAGGCCTCAAGAGCTTATCTCAAGTCCTTGTTTAATAATGATAATACTAAGTCATCAGAAGATTCTACAACTACTACTACTCCTCCTACTAGCTCTAGTAGTGGCACAAGTAATGGATCCATTAAAAATGGGAGATACCAGAAGATATCTACTCTAATGAAGAGCATTGAAAATGAAATTATGGCTGAGGCTGCAGCTGCTGCTGCTACTGGTAGTTACCATAGAAAGTCATTTTCTGGTGTGATTCAGAGGCATTCTGGGGCTAAATTTTTGTGTACATCTACTTCTATATCAGGgggatcttcttcttcttcttcttcttcttcatcatcatcatcttctttttCATTAAGCCCCAATGGTTCTCATGACCTTCATTTTCTTAAGAGGAGTAGTAGCAGTGCAAGCTCAGAACTTGAGAGCTCCATTCAAGGAGCCATAGCACACTGTAAGCAGTCATCACAGCAACAGCTATTCAGTGCTTCATATAGATCAAAGACACTTACTCAAGATGGGGATTTTCCATTGTGTTCATCAAGGATTGcagtttga